Proteins encoded in a region of the Diabrotica undecimpunctata isolate CICGRU chromosome 10, icDiaUnde3, whole genome shotgun sequence genome:
- the Adsl gene encoding adenylosuccinate lyase, which translates to MAYPEGSAILRTFKYRSPLSTRYASDEMQYNFSDHNKFTMWRKLWVNLAKAEQEQGLQITDEQIREMEQNVSDINFEEAEAEEKLTRHDVMAHVHVFAKQCPLAAPIIHLGATSCFVGDNTDLIIIRDGLNILIPKLANVINNLARFANTYKDLPTLGYTHLQPAQLTTVGKRATLWLYDFLMDEVAMDRAINDLRFRGVKGTTGTQASFMQLFKNDSEKVRALDRRVAALCGFERTYPVTGQTYSRKVDVELVSMLASLGTSIHKMCSDLRLLANFKEIEEPFESSQIGSSAMPYKRNPMRSERCCALARHLITLFSNAANTHAGQWLERTLDDSANKRLTLSEAFLTADAALMVLMNITQGLVVYPKVIEKRINQELPFMSAENIIMAMVKKGGDRQICHEKIRVLSHEAGAQVKQFGKDNDFLDRVRADTYFKPIVAELESLLDPSTYIGRASEQVTEFLNDEVNPILSKHLKYIYEATPVNLNL; encoded by the coding sequence ATGGCCTATCCTGAAGGTTCTGCAATTTTGAGGACCTTTAAATATAGATCTCCATTAAGTACAAGATATGCCAGTGACGAGATGCAATACAATTTCAGTGATCACAATAAATTTACAATGTGGAGAAAATTATGGGTGAACTTAGCAAAAGCGGAACAAGAACAAGGTTTACAAATTACAGATGAGCAAATCAGAGAAATGGAACAGAATGTTAGTGATATCAATTTTGAAGAGGCGGAAGCAGAAGAAAAATTAACCAGACATGATGTGATGGCCCATGTTCATGTATTTGCAAAGCAGTGCCCATTAGCAGCTCCTATTATCCACTTAGGAGCGACATCTTGTTTTGTTGGAGACAATACTGACCTAATAATCATCAGAGATGGTCTAAATATATTGATTCCAAAGCTAGCCAATGTAATAAACAATCTTGCTCGTTTTGCCAATACTTATAAAGATTTGCCTACCTTAGGTTATACACATCTCCAACCTGCCCAGTTAACTACAGTTGGTAAAAGGGCTACACTTTGGCTTTATGATTTTCTTATGGATGAAGTAGCCATGGATAGAGCAATAAATGATCTACGTTTTAGAGGTGTTAAAGGCACTACAGGTACACAAGCTTCCTTCATGCAACTATTTAAAAATGATAGTGAAAAAGTTAGAGCCTTAGACAGAAGAGTTGCTGCATTATGTGGATTTGAAAGAACGTACCCTGTTACTGGTCAAACTTATTCAAGAAAAGTTGATGTAGAACTGGTATCCATGCTGGCATCACTTGGTACTTCAATTCACAAGATGTGTAGTGATCTTAGATTGTTAGCCAATTTCAAGGAAATTGAAGAACCATTTGAATCTAGTCAAATTGGAAGCTCAGCCATGCCTTACAAAAGAAATCCTATGAGATCCGAGAGGTGTTGTGCATTAGCTAGACATTTAATAACCTTGTTTTCCAATGCTGCTAATACTCATGCTGGTCAATGGTTAGAAAGAACTTTGGATGATTCAGCTAACAAAAGGCTAACTCTTTCTGAAGCATTTTTGACAGCAGATGCAGCTTTGATGGTTTTAATGAATATTACCCAAGGACTTGTTGTTTACCCCAaagtaatagaaaaaagaataaaccaagaacttCCATTTATGTCAGCCGAAAACATAATTATGGCAATGGTAAAGAAAGGTGGAGATAGGCAGATTTGTCATGAAAAAATTAGGGTCCTTTCACATGAAGCAGGAGCACAGGTCAAGCAGTTTGGAAAAGATAATGATTTTCTTGACAGGGTAAGAGCAGACACATACTTTAAACCAATAGTAGCTGAACTAGAATCTCTGCTTGACCCTTCAACCTATATTGGTAGAGCATCAGAACAGGTCACTGAGTTTTTAAATGATGAAGTAAATCCTATTTTgtcaaaacatttaaaatatatttatgaagcTACTCCTGTTAATCTAAATCTTTGA